In a genomic window of Pelotomaculum thermopropionicum SI:
- the HisI gene encoding phosphoribosyl-AMP cyclohydrolase yields the protein MPFDLDSLKYNEAGLVPAIVQDAGTGAVLMMAYMNREALEKTLATGETWFWSRSRKAFWHKGETSGNVQRVKEVLYDCDRDTLLVKVEQHGAACHEGYYSCFHYRLERDGSVTVVGEKQFDPEQVYGKR from the coding sequence ATGCCTTTTGATTTGGACAGTTTGAAATACAATGAGGCCGGGCTGGTTCCGGCCATCGTTCAGGATGCCGGCACCGGTGCGGTGCTGATGATGGCCTATATGAACCGGGAAGCCCTGGAAAAGACCCTGGCCACGGGGGAAACCTGGTTCTGGAGCCGGAGCAGGAAGGCCTTCTGGCATAAGGGGGAAACCAGCGGCAACGTTCAGCGGGTTAAAGAGGTTCTGTACGACTGCGACCGGGACACGCTGCTGGTAAAAGTGGAGCAGCACGGCGCCGCCTGCCACGAAGGCTATTACTCCTGCTTCCACTACAGGCTGGAGCGGGACGGAAGCGTGACGGTGGTGGGCGAAAAGCAGTTCGACCCGGAGCAGGTTTACGGGAAAAGATAA
- the GatB gene encoding asp-tRNAAsn/Glu-tRNAGln amidotransferase B subunit (PET112 homolog), whose protein sequence is MAQYEAVIGLEVHVELKTRSKIFCDSTTEFGGDPNTHVCPVCLGLPGVLPVVNKKVVEYAIRAALALNCQIAGFSKFDRKNYYYPDMPKNYQISQYDLPIARNGYIEIDVNGKRKRIGITRLHMEEDTGKLVHQGTITTTPFSLVDYNRAGVPLIEIVSEPDLRSPEEARQYMEKLRAVIQYTGVSDCKMEEGSLRCDANVSVRPAGSIAFGTKTEIKNLNSFKALQRALAYEIERQIDVLEEGGRVVQETRTWDEGKGITLPMRTKEEAHDYRYFPDPDLVPLVIDREWVEDIRRSLPELPDEKRERYMREYALPAYDAGVLTSTRELAGFFEACVQGYPNPKIVSNWIMGDLLRLLNAGNIEIQDCPVKPGQLVSMLRLIEKGTISGKIAKTVFEEMFATGRDAEDIVKEKGLVQISDEGAIAAIVDQVIAGNPRTVEDYRSGKEKALGFLVGQVMKATRGKANPELVNRLLKEKI, encoded by the coding sequence TTGGCTCAGTACGAAGCCGTGATCGGCCTGGAGGTGCACGTGGAGCTCAAGACCAGGTCGAAAATATTCTGCGATTCGACCACCGAATTCGGCGGCGACCCCAATACTCATGTCTGCCCGGTCTGCCTGGGCCTGCCCGGGGTGCTTCCGGTAGTCAACAAAAAGGTGGTGGAGTACGCCATCCGCGCCGCCCTGGCCTTAAACTGCCAGATAGCCGGTTTTTCCAAGTTCGACCGGAAAAATTACTATTACCCCGACATGCCCAAGAACTACCAGATTTCTCAGTACGACCTGCCCATTGCCAGAAACGGCTACATTGAAATAGATGTAAACGGGAAGAGAAAGAGGATTGGCATCACCCGCCTGCATATGGAGGAAGATACCGGGAAGCTGGTGCACCAGGGGACCATTACCACCACTCCCTTTTCCCTGGTGGACTACAACCGGGCCGGGGTGCCCCTGATCGAGATCGTTTCCGAGCCCGACCTCCGCTCGCCGGAGGAGGCGCGCCAGTACATGGAGAAGCTCAGGGCGGTTATCCAGTATACCGGCGTTTCTGACTGCAAAATGGAAGAGGGGAGCCTGCGCTGCGATGCCAACGTTTCCGTCCGCCCGGCGGGAAGCATCGCCTTCGGGACCAAGACGGAAATTAAGAACCTGAACTCTTTCAAGGCCCTCCAGAGGGCGCTTGCATACGAGATAGAGCGCCAGATCGATGTGCTGGAGGAAGGCGGCCGGGTTGTCCAGGAAACCAGGACCTGGGACGAGGGCAAGGGGATAACCCTTCCCATGCGGACTAAAGAGGAGGCGCATGATTACCGCTACTTTCCCGACCCCGACCTGGTTCCGCTGGTTATCGACCGGGAATGGGTGGAGGACATCCGCCGCTCCCTGCCGGAACTGCCCGATGAAAAAAGGGAGCGTTATATGAGGGAATACGCCCTGCCGGCCTACGACGCCGGAGTGCTTACCAGCACCAGGGAACTGGCCGGCTTTTTTGAAGCCTGCGTGCAGGGCTATCCCAACCCGAAAATTGTCAGCAACTGGATCATGGGCGACCTTTTAAGGCTGTTAAACGCCGGCAATATAGAAATTCAGGACTGCCCGGTTAAACCGGGCCAGCTGGTCTCAATGCTCCGGCTGATCGAAAAGGGAACCATCAGCGGCAAGATTGCCAAAACGGTTTTCGAGGAGATGTTTGCCACCGGCAGGGACGCAGAGGACATAGTGAAAGAGAAAGGCCTTGTCCAAATTAGCGACGAAGGCGCCATTGCCGCCATAGTAGATCAGGTGATAGCGGGCAACCCCAGGACGGTAGAGG
- the GatA gene encoding asp-tRNAAsn/Glu-tRNAGln amidotransferase A subunit and related amidases, translated as MFSAKTGWASTCPGRMRWPTAPTARAATSEFPKLYRGTAPFVYLEVIRLQLFQLTAHELHELLIKKEISAEELNKAVFDRIEAVEGKIGAFITRTKEHALERARAVDGQIRNGGKISPLSGIPVAVKDNICTCGIPTTAGSRMLSGFVPPYSATVVKKLDAAGAVLVGKTNMDEFAMGSSTENSAFFITRNPWDTERVPGGSSGGSAAAVAAGEAVLALGSDTGGSIRQPASFCGVVGMKPTYGAVSRFGLIAFASSLDQIGPLARDVTDCALMLNAICGHDPMDSTSARFDAPDYTAFLVNDVRGLKIGVPEEYMAEGIEPGVRQAVEEAMKLFESLGALVEYTTLPHTEYALPTYYLIAPAEASSNLARYDGVRYGRRAAEAEDVIDMFMKTRSQGFGSEVKRRIMLGTYALSAGYYDAYYLKALKVRTLIKEDFDRAFEKYDLLLSPVSPTTAFRIGEKTGDPIQMYLSDICTISVNLAGIPGISVPCGFSGGMPVGLQLMGRPFDEGLLLRAAYTFEQNTGYHRRFPEL; from the coding sequence ATGTTTTCCGCGAAGACTGGGTGGGCCAGCACATGTCCAGGGAGGATGCGCTGGCCAACTGCCCCGACCGCGAGGGCAGCTACTTCAGAGTTCCCAAAATTGTATAGGGGGACAGCCCCTTTTGTATATCTGGAGGTGATCCGGTTGCAGCTTTTCCAGTTGACGGCCCACGAGCTGCACGAACTTTTAATAAAGAAGGAAATATCGGCGGAAGAGTTAAATAAGGCGGTTTTTGACAGGATAGAGGCGGTAGAGGGTAAAATTGGCGCCTTTATTACCAGGACGAAGGAACATGCCCTGGAGAGGGCCCGGGCGGTGGACGGGCAAATCCGGAACGGCGGTAAAATATCCCCCCTTTCGGGCATTCCCGTAGCCGTCAAGGACAATATTTGCACCTGCGGGATTCCTACCACTGCCGGCTCCAGGATGCTTTCCGGCTTTGTGCCGCCGTACAGCGCCACGGTGGTCAAAAAGCTTGACGCCGCCGGGGCGGTCCTGGTGGGCAAGACCAACATGGACGAATTTGCCATGGGCTCCTCCACCGAAAACTCCGCCTTTTTCATCACCCGCAACCCCTGGGACACGGAACGGGTGCCCGGCGGTTCCAGCGGCGGCTCGGCGGCGGCGGTGGCGGCCGGCGAAGCCGTCTTAGCCCTTGGCTCCGACACGGGCGGCTCCATCCGCCAACCGGCTTCCTTTTGCGGCGTGGTCGGCATGAAACCGACCTACGGCGCTGTTTCGCGCTTTGGCCTGATTGCCTTTGCCTCCTCCCTGGACCAGATCGGGCCCCTTGCCAGGGATGTTACCGACTGCGCTTTGATGCTGAACGCAATCTGCGGCCACGACCCTATGGACTCCACCTCGGCCAGGTTTGACGCGCCGGATTATACCGCTTTCCTGGTGAACGACGTGCGGGGGCTGAAAATAGGGGTGCCGGAGGAGTACATGGCTGAGGGGATAGAACCCGGAGTGCGCCAGGCGGTGGAGGAGGCCATGAAGCTTTTTGAGTCGCTGGGTGCGCTGGTGGAGTACACCACTCTCCCCCACACTGAATATGCCCTGCCCACCTATTACCTGATAGCGCCTGCCGAAGCCAGTTCCAACCTGGCCCGCTACGACGGGGTGCGCTACGGCCGGCGGGCGGCGGAGGCCGAAGATGTAATTGACATGTTCATGAAGACCCGCAGCCAGGGCTTTGGTTCCGAGGTTAAACGCAGGATTATGCTGGGCACCTACGCCCTGTCCGCCGGTTATTACGATGCCTATTACCTGAAGGCGCTGAAGGTGAGGACGCTGATCAAGGAGGACTTTGACCGGGCCTTTGAGAAGTACGACCTGCTCCTTTCACCGGTTTCTCCCACGACGGCCTTCCGCATTGGTGAGAAGACCGGCGATCCCATACAGATGTACCTGTCGGACATCTGCACCATTTCGGTGAACCTGGCCGGGATACCGGGCATATCGGTTCCGTGCGGTTTTTCCGGAGGTATGCCGGTGGGCCTGCAGTTGATGGGCAGGCCTTTCGACGAAGGGCTGCTTTTGCGGGCGGCCTACACGTTTGAACAAAATACCGGTTACCACAGGCGTTTCCCGGAACTGTAA
- the UvrD gene encoding superfamily I DNA and RNA helicases: MDLLSQLNPDQVAAVTHGEGPLLVLAGAGSGKTRVLTCRVAYLLKEFKVLPHQILAITFTNKAAGEMRERVGALVPETARDLWICTFHAACLRILRRQESFYGRDRNFVIYDADDQLTVLKDCIKELKLDDKKHPPRAVAAAISQAKNMLMGPGEYERHAYDQFSQAVSEVYSLYQDRLVKNNAVDFDDLIFLTVRLFREYPQVLAYYQNRFRHILVDEYQDTNHAQYVLVNLLAAAHRNLCVVGDPDQGIYGWRGADIRNILSFERDYPEAKVVRLEQNYRSTGFILEAANHIIRNNAGRREKRLWTAAGRGFPVIVHYAADEHAEADFVAGRILRLKELEKRPYRDFAVLYRTHAQSRVIEEVFVRAGIPYAIIGGLKFYERKEIKDMLAYLRLVLNPNDGLSLARIINVPRRGIGEASLQKIAVFAREGGISLVEALERAAEIAGLTAAAKARSAALGALLRDLAERSSYSSVTELAREVMEKTGYRQELLAENTVEARTRLENLDEFLSVTGEFDRQAEEKGLRSFLENVALVTDLDYYDEGADQVALMTLHSAKGLEFPVVFLTGMEEGVFPHSRSLPEPGELEEERRLCYVGVTRARERLYLTHCWSRNLYGAQRCNMPSRFLEEIPPHLVSSDDMLDGMQEKRQAAAKVGRFILGDKVRHRKWGVGVIVGVQGEGEDTEFKVAFPDQGIKVLLAKYAPLEKTN; the protein is encoded by the coding sequence TTGGATCTGCTTTCCCAGTTGAACCCCGACCAGGTTGCGGCCGTAACCCACGGGGAAGGCCCGCTTCTGGTCCTGGCCGGGGCCGGCAGCGGAAAGACCCGGGTGCTGACCTGCCGGGTAGCCTATCTGTTAAAGGAATTTAAGGTGCTTCCCCACCAGATTCTGGCCATTACCTTTACCAACAAGGCGGCGGGAGAGATGCGGGAACGGGTTGGGGCGCTGGTTCCGGAAACGGCCCGCGACCTGTGGATCTGCACCTTTCACGCCGCCTGCCTCCGGATTTTGCGGAGGCAGGAAAGTTTTTACGGGCGGGACCGCAACTTTGTCATTTACGATGCCGACGACCAGCTTACCGTGCTGAAGGACTGCATTAAAGAGCTGAAGCTGGACGATAAAAAGCACCCTCCCCGGGCCGTGGCGGCCGCCATATCCCAGGCCAAGAACATGCTGATGGGGCCCGGAGAATACGAGCGGCACGCTTACGACCAGTTCAGCCAGGCGGTTTCCGAGGTTTATTCCCTGTACCAGGACAGGCTGGTAAAAAACAATGCCGTTGACTTTGACGACCTGATCTTTCTGACCGTCCGGCTTTTCCGGGAGTATCCCCAGGTTCTTGCCTACTACCAGAACCGGTTCCGCCATATCCTGGTGGACGAGTACCAGGACACCAACCATGCCCAGTACGTTCTGGTAAACCTGCTTGCCGCCGCGCACCGCAACCTGTGCGTGGTGGGTGACCCCGACCAGGGGATATACGGTTGGCGCGGCGCCGACATAAGGAACATTCTCAGCTTTGAAAGGGACTATCCCGAAGCAAAGGTGGTCAGGCTTGAGCAGAACTACCGCTCCACCGGCTTTATCCTGGAGGCCGCCAACCACATCATCCGGAACAACGCCGGCCGCAGGGAAAAGCGCCTGTGGACCGCAGCGGGCCGGGGCTTTCCTGTTATCGTCCACTATGCGGCGGACGAGCACGCCGAGGCCGACTTTGTGGCCGGCCGGATTTTGCGCTTAAAAGAGCTTGAAAAAAGGCCTTACCGGGATTTTGCCGTCCTTTACCGGACGCATGCCCAGTCCAGGGTGATTGAAGAGGTTTTCGTCAGGGCGGGCATCCCTTATGCCATCATCGGCGGGCTGAAATTTTACGAGCGCAAGGAGATCAAGGATATGCTGGCCTACTTGAGGCTCGTTCTGAACCCGAACGACGGCCTGAGCCTGGCGCGGATCATCAACGTGCCCAGGCGGGGCATCGGGGAAGCCTCCCTGCAGAAAATTGCCGTCTTTGCCCGGGAGGGCGGGATCAGCCTGGTTGAGGCGCTGGAAAGGGCGGCGGAAATTGCCGGCCTGACGGCCGCGGCGAAGGCCAGAAGCGCCGCCCTGGGGGCGCTGCTCAGGGACCTGGCAGAGCGGTCTTCGTATTCAAGCGTTACCGAACTGGCCCGGGAAGTAATGGAAAAGACCGGCTACCGGCAGGAATTGCTGGCCGAAAACACGGTGGAGGCGCGGACCAGGCTGGAGAACCTGGACGAATTTCTTTCCGTGACGGGCGAGTTTGACCGCCAGGCGGAAGAAAAAGGCTTGAGGAGCTTTTTGGAAAACGTTGCCCTGGTTACCGACCTGGACTATTACGACGAGGGCGCTGACCAGGTGGCCCTGATGACACTGCACAGCGCCAAAGGGCTGGAATTCCCGGTGGTGTTCCTGACAGGCATGGAGGAGGGCGTTTTCCCCCACTCCCGGTCCCTGCCGGAGCCCGGTGAACTGGAGGAGGAGCGCAGGCTCTGCTATGTAGGGGTGACCAGGGCCAGGGAGAGGCTTTACCTCACCCACTGCTGGAGCAGGAACCTGTACGGGGCCCAGCGCTGCAACATGCCCTCCCGCTTTTTGGAGGAAATTCCGCCCCATCTGGTCAGCAGCGACGACATGCTGGACGGGATGCAGGAGAAACGCCAGGCTGCTGCGAAGGTAGGGCGGTTTATTCTGGGCGACAAGGTCAGGCACCGCAAATGGGGCGTCGGAGTAATTGTCGGGGTGCAGGGCGAGGGCGAAGACACCGAGTTCAAGGTAGCCTTTCCGGACCAGGGCATCAAGGTGCTTCTGGCAAAGTACGCGCCCCTGGAAAAGACTAATTGA
- a CDS encoding FOG: CBS domain gives MTVKDLMTKDVYTIKDTDKVIDLLRLFERKKITGAPVVDNCNRLVGIITVGDILGRIYKPVPLFDIMYYVAVLDTDAIVNGEIYDVLGKLVSELMTRKVITVSEDTEFADVAKIMSRHRFKKLPVVDSSNKLIGVISRGEIVRYFISKYLDKNTKATTE, from the coding sequence GTGACTGTTAAAGATTTAATGACAAAGGACGTTTATACTATCAAGGACACAGATAAAGTAATAGATCTTTTAAGGCTTTTTGAACGAAAAAAAATAACCGGTGCTCCTGTGGTTGATAATTGTAACAGATTGGTAGGCATCATCACTGTGGGTGATATTCTTGGCAGAATTTACAAGCCTGTGCCTCTGTTTGACATTATGTATTACGTTGCTGTTTTAGATACCGATGCTATTGTTAACGGGGAAATATATGATGTCCTGGGAAAGTTAGTTTCCGAACTGATGACCAGAAAGGTGATAACTGTTAGCGAAGATACTGAATTTGCAGATGTAGCAAAGATTATGAGCCGCCACAGGTTTAAAAAATTGCCTGTCGTGGACAGTAGTAATAAGCTTATCGGAGTGATCAGCCGCGGCGAAATTGTCAGATATTTTATATCAAAATACCTGGATAAAAACACGAAAGCAACTACCGAATAG
- a CDS encoding hypothetical membrane protein, which yields MLEIIWYTIPMFIKITKAKTSQYVQLVRSYREDGRVKHEVILNLGKLEQIENNPSFQRLAKRLAEISKVQQSAEIKDCSEADIVNWGYLIYQRIWKEYNLDKLLAHLTRNRKVQFSLNDASFLMVVQHLLQPRSKLATYTHQGHFVNLPKVTLNQLYRSLDLLCEYKEQLEEALFQANRNLFNMQIDMVFYDVTTFSFESVRADSLRDFGFSKNGKFKEVQVVMGLMVDCEGRPIGYELFPGNTFDGKTLDRALTALKERFDIRRVIIVADRGINSKVNLKKIVDQGYSYIFASRLKKMSEGVQKEIFSGGYEEIEFPEGSGEKIRYKVIDYVNRVKDENGKIYKLPERLIITYSDKRAKKDREDRNRLLEKARSLLEDKSKIRAGNKRGGKKYLKEITSGEVDWALDEEAILRDEKFDGYYGIQTNEKDLRPLEVVSAYHTLWKIEESFRIMKSTLEVQPIFHWTEKRIKGHFVACFLAFLLERTLELKLKRAGEHSSCEQIREALNSMNFSKVDIDDKTYLIKTRGTELSKKILRLLHIKPLPNVMSSDEFAKGV from the coding sequence ATGTTAGAAATAATATGGTATACTATACCTATGTTCATCAAGATTACCAAAGCCAAAACAAGTCAATATGTTCAGCTTGTCAGGTCCTACCGGGAAGACGGCCGCGTCAAGCACGAGGTGATCTTAAACCTGGGCAAGTTGGAGCAGATCGAGAACAACCCCAGCTTTCAGCGGCTGGCCAAGCGCTTGGCGGAGATCTCCAAAGTTCAGCAGTCGGCGGAGATCAAGGACTGCTCCGAGGCCGACATCGTCAACTGGGGCTACCTTATCTACCAGAGAATATGGAAGGAGTACAACCTGGACAAATTACTTGCGCACCTCACCAGAAATAGAAAGGTGCAGTTCAGTCTAAACGACGCCTCCTTTCTGATGGTAGTGCAGCACCTGTTGCAGCCGAGAAGCAAGCTGGCCACGTACACCCATCAGGGTCATTTCGTGAACTTGCCCAAGGTCACCTTGAACCAGTTGTACCGGTCGCTGGATCTTCTCTGTGAATACAAGGAACAACTGGAGGAGGCGCTGTTTCAGGCCAACCGCAACTTGTTCAACATGCAGATCGACATGGTCTTTTACGACGTTACCACCTTCTCCTTCGAGAGCGTGCGCGCCGATTCTCTGAGGGATTTCGGCTTCAGCAAGAACGGCAAGTTCAAAGAGGTCCAGGTGGTCATGGGTCTGATGGTCGACTGCGAGGGCAGGCCGATCGGCTATGAGCTGTTTCCGGGCAATACCTTTGACGGTAAAACCCTGGACCGCGCTTTGACAGCGCTCAAGGAACGCTTCGACATCCGCCGGGTGATCATCGTCGCCGACCGGGGCATCAACAGCAAGGTAAATCTGAAGAAGATCGTCGACCAGGGTTATAGCTACATCTTTGCCTCCCGCTTGAAGAAGATGAGCGAGGGCGTGCAAAAAGAGATCTTTTCCGGCGGCTACGAGGAGATAGAGTTCCCGGAAGGGTCCGGAGAGAAGATCCGCTACAAGGTTATCGATTACGTGAATAGGGTCAAGGACGAGAACGGGAAGATCTACAAGCTTCCCGAGCGCCTGATCATCACCTATTCGGATAAAAGAGCGAAGAAAGACAGAGAAGATCGCAACCGCCTGCTTGAAAAAGCAAGGTCTCTGCTTGAAGACAAGTCCAAGATCAGGGCCGGCAACAAGCGGGGTGGCAAAAAGTACCTCAAGGAAATCACGTCTGGTGAGGTTGACTGGGCCTTGGATGAGGAGGCGATCCTGCGTGACGAGAAGTTCGACGGCTATTACGGCATCCAGACCAACGAGAAAGATCTGAGGCCTCTGGAGGTGGTCTCCGCTTACCACACCCTCTGGAAGATCGAAGAATCGTTCCGGATCATGAAGTCGACCCTGGAGGTGCAGCCGATCTTTCACTGGACGGAAAAAAGGATCAAGGGCCATTTTGTGGCCTGTTTCCTGGCTTTCCTGCTTGAGCGCACCCTGGAACTCAAGCTGAAGAGGGCCGGAGAACATTCCTCGTGTGAGCAGATCCGGGAAGCATTGAACAGTATGAACTTTTCAAAGGTCGACATCGACGATAAGACTTACCTCATCAAGACTAGAGGAACTGAACTCAGTAAAAAGATTCTGCGATTGCTGCACATCAAACCACTGCCGAACGTCATGTCATCCGACGAGTTCGCTAAGGGGGTGTAG
- the HisI gene encoding phosphoribosyl-ATP pyrophosphohydrolase, giving the protein MGEKDIIRDLYEVILDRRQKQPDGSYTAYLFEQGEDKILKKIGEEAAEVLIAAKNGGGAALVGEMADLVYHLLVLLAWHGLAPEDVLAELAARRQKKS; this is encoded by the coding sequence TTGGGTGAAAAAGACATTATCCGGGACTTGTATGAAGTTATCCTGGACAGGCGGCAAAAACAGCCGGACGGTTCCTATACGGCTTATCTGTTTGAACAGGGCGAGGACAAAATCTTAAAAAAAATCGGCGAAGAGGCTGCCGAGGTGCTAATTGCCGCCAAGAACGGGGGCGGCGCCGCTCTGGTGGGCGAGATGGCCGACCTGGTTTACCACCTGCTGGTGCTCCTGGCCTGGCACGGGCTGGCACCGGAAGACGTCCTGGCCGAACTGGCCGCCCGCCGGCAAAAGAAGAGCTAG
- the Lig gene encoding NAD-dependent DNA ligase (contains BRCT domain type II), whose amino-acid sequence MTQDLERARERAEELRREIEHHNYLYYVLDRPAITDAQYDRLMRELERLEKQFPALVTPYSPTQRVGGRPREGFAAVRHLSPMLSLANAFDERELRDFDRRVRQALPGEQVRYVVELKIDGLAVSLYYENGILVRGATRGDGDTGEDITENLKTVRSVPLRLRRPVPALEVRGEAFMPKEAFSRLNEGREEAGETLFANPRNAAAGSLRQLDPKITASRQLDLFVYGTGYGEWGRAVFPDGERTAPQEHAEVLELLKELGFKVNPEYRLFDRLDELVEYCLGWQARRFELPYAVDGLVIKVNSLAQQERLGATMKSPRWAVAYKFPPEQAVTKVKDIFVRVGRTGVLTPTAELEPVRLAGTTVSRATLHNEDIIREKDIRIGDKVLVQKAGDIIPEVVAVLKEERTGAEKAWAMPGRCPSCGAGVVRAEGEAAVRCTNMACPARLQEGLIHFASRDAMDIAGLGPAVIAQLVSAGLVGDPADLYALRYEDLVPLERLGPKSARNLLEAIEASKGRSLARLIFALGIRHVGERAAKILANHYQSLSGLMSATQEELVNIPEIGPKIAASIVEFFSNEQNRKVIDKLVKAGVNTLTEKVIREGGGPLNGKVFVLTGVLKDFSRQQAQELIESLGGRISSSVSRNTDFVVAGENPGSKYEKALTLGVKILDENEFRELTGRK is encoded by the coding sequence TTGACCCAGGATTTGGAACGGGCCCGGGAGCGGGCCGAAGAGCTGCGCAGGGAGATAGAGCACCACAACTATTTATATTACGTGCTGGACCGGCCGGCCATAACGGACGCCCAGTACGACAGGCTGATGAGGGAACTGGAAAGGCTGGAAAAGCAGTTTCCCGCCCTGGTAACCCCTTATTCGCCCACGCAGCGGGTGGGCGGCCGGCCCAGGGAAGGATTTGCCGCAGTGCGGCACCTTTCGCCCATGCTCAGCCTGGCCAACGCCTTTGATGAAAGAGAACTGAGGGACTTTGACCGGCGCGTGCGGCAGGCCCTGCCCGGCGAGCAGGTCCGTTATGTGGTCGAACTGAAAATCGACGGACTGGCCGTGTCCCTGTACTACGAAAACGGCATCCTGGTCAGGGGGGCCACCAGGGGCGACGGCGATACGGGCGAGGACATTACGGAAAACCTGAAAACGGTAAGGAGCGTCCCCTTGCGCCTGCGCCGGCCCGTGCCCGCCCTGGAAGTAAGAGGGGAGGCCTTTATGCCCAAGGAGGCTTTTTCCCGGCTGAATGAAGGCAGGGAAGAGGCGGGGGAGACCCTTTTCGCCAATCCGCGCAATGCTGCCGCGGGCTCCCTGCGCCAGCTCGACCCTAAAATTACCGCCTCGCGCCAGCTCGACCTTTTCGTGTACGGAACCGGATACGGGGAATGGGGGCGGGCCGTTTTTCCTGACGGGGAAAGAACCGCCCCGCAGGAGCATGCCGAAGTGCTGGAATTGCTGAAGGAACTGGGTTTTAAGGTCAATCCGGAGTACAGGCTTTTCGACCGCCTGGACGAGCTGGTAGAGTACTGCCTTGGCTGGCAGGCCCGCCGGTTTGAGCTTCCCTATGCCGTGGACGGGCTGGTAATAAAGGTTAATTCCCTCGCCCAGCAGGAGAGACTGGGCGCTACCATGAAGAGCCCGCGGTGGGCCGTTGCCTACAAGTTCCCGCCGGAGCAGGCCGTGACGAAGGTAAAGGACATCTTCGTAAGGGTGGGGCGCACCGGCGTGCTGACGCCAACTGCCGAGCTTGAACCGGTGCGCCTTGCCGGGACTACCGTGAGCAGGGCTACCTTGCACAACGAGGACATCATCAGGGAGAAAGACATCCGTATCGGGGATAAGGTTCTGGTGCAGAAGGCGGGAGATATAATCCCAGAGGTTGTGGCCGTTTTAAAAGAAGAAAGGACCGGCGCCGAGAAGGCCTGGGCCATGCCTGGCCGCTGCCCGTCCTGCGGGGCGGGGGTGGTGCGGGCCGAAGGCGAGGCGGCCGTCCGCTGCACCAACATGGCCTGTCCGGCAAGGCTGCAGGAGGGCCTGATCCATTTTGCCTCCCGCGATGCCATGGATATTGCCGGGCTGGGGCCGGCGGTAATTGCCCAGCTCGTTTCGGCCGGCCTGGTGGGCGATCCGGCCGACCTGTACGCCCTCCGCTATGAAGACCTTGTGCCGCTGGAACGCCTGGGGCCCAAATCAGCCCGGAACCTGCTGGAGGCTATTGAAGCCAGCAAGGGCAGGTCCCTGGCCAGGCTGATCTTCGCCCTCGGCATCCGCCACGTGGGGGAGCGGGCGGCAAAAATTCTGGCCAATCATTATCAATCTTTATCGGGGTTGATGTCCGCTACTCAAGAAGAACTGGTAAACATTCCAGAAATAGGTCCAAAGATCGCTGCCAGTATAGTCGAATTTTTTTCCAACGAGCAGAACAGGAAGGTTATTGATAAGCTGGTTAAAGCAGGTGTCAACACTCTCACTGAAAAGGTAATACGGGAAGGCGGTGGGCCCCTGAACGGGAAAGTTTTCGTGCTTACCGGTGTTTTAAAAGATTTCAGCCGGCAGCAGGCGCAGGAACTGATCGAAAGTCTGGGGGGAAGAATTTCATCAAGCGTGAGCAGGAATACGGACTTTGTTGTTGCAGGTGAAAACCCTGGCTCAAAATATGAAAAAGCCCTTACTCTGGGCGTGAAGATATTGGATGAAAACGAGTTTAGAGAGCTAACCGGACGCAAGTAA
- the GatC gene encoding asp-tRNAAsn/Glu-tRNAGln amidotransferase C subunit, with the protein MQVYLKEGEVLITKKEVDHVALLSRLELTEEEKEIYTKQLDAILEYFRSLQRLDTENVPPTAHVLPLQNVFREDWVGQHMSREDALANCPDREGSYFRVPKIV; encoded by the coding sequence TTGCAGGTTTATTTGAAAGAAGGTGAGGTCTTGATTACAAAAAAAGAGGTGGATCATGTTGCCCTTTTAAGCAGGTTGGAGTTGACTGAAGAGGAGAAGGAAATATACACGAAGCAGCTTGACGCTATTTTAGAATACTTCCGGTCCCTCCAGCGCCTCGATACCGAAAACGTGCCGCCCACCGCCCACGTGCTGCCCCTGCAGAATGTTTTCCGCGAAGACTGGGTGGGCCAGCACATGTCCAGGGAGGATGCGCTGGCCAACTGCCCCGACCGCGAGGGCAGCTACTTCAGAGTTCCCAAAATTGTATAG